One segment of Streptomyces sp. NBC_01463 DNA contains the following:
- a CDS encoding GFA family protein encodes MNVPPAEGVVERTGGCLCGRIRFTATGSAVYPHTCHCEHCVTLGGAPLMWWVGFERVMWTGEGGEPTWFETFPGKAKRGFCPVCGTRVAAVDCDVPEIGINVPALDDTSGADLVPVNASFLENAVGWMPPVADTRRSPRG; translated from the coding sequence ATGAACGTTCCCCCCGCTGAAGGAGTGGTGGAGCGCACGGGTGGATGCCTGTGCGGCCGGATCCGCTTCACCGCCACGGGCTCGGCGGTCTACCCGCACACATGTCACTGCGAGCACTGCGTGACGCTCGGTGGAGCCCCGTTGATGTGGTGGGTCGGCTTCGAGCGGGTCATGTGGACTGGAGAGGGTGGTGAGCCGACCTGGTTCGAGACTTTCCCGGGCAAGGCGAAGCGCGGCTTCTGTCCCGTCTGCGGCACCAGGGTTGCGGCGGTCGACTGCGATGTCCCGGAGATCGGCATCAACGTCCCGGCCCTCGACGACACCAGTGGTGCGGACCTTGTGCCGGTCAATGCGTCCTTCCTTGAGAACGCGGTGGGTTGGATGCCTCCGGTGGCCGATACCCGGCGCAGCCCACGCGGCTGA
- a CDS encoding NUDIX domain-containing protein, giving the protein MPTDNASFTVNDDVEVPDPASGELWTVGAVILDQDGRAFAQKRGPDRRLFPDCWDIVGGHVEAGETVLEALAREVEEETGWRLSHVRRFLGATTWTGDDGGGLRHEADYLVEVDGDLGRPALEWSKHSAYDWFNHDNLARLKENRKPGEFLIHDLIARAIAIADRPDEL; this is encoded by the coding sequence ATGCCTACTGACAACGCGTCGTTCACCGTCAACGACGACGTCGAGGTGCCCGATCCCGCCTCGGGCGAGCTCTGGACCGTCGGCGCCGTCATCCTCGACCAGGACGGGCGGGCCTTCGCTCAGAAGCGCGGCCCGGACCGTCGGCTGTTTCCCGATTGCTGGGACATCGTGGGTGGCCATGTCGAGGCCGGGGAAACGGTTCTGGAGGCTCTCGCGCGTGAGGTCGAGGAGGAGACCGGCTGGCGCCTGAGCCACGTGCGGCGGTTCCTTGGTGCCACCACCTGGACCGGCGACGACGGCGGTGGACTCCGGCACGAGGCCGACTATCTCGTCGAGGTCGACGGCGATTTGGGCCGTCCGGCATTGGAATGGTCCAAGCACTCTGCCTACGACTGGTTCAATCACGACAATCTCGCCCGTCTCAAAGAGAACCGAAAACCCGGCGAGTTCTTGATCCACGACCTCATCGCCAGGGCCATCGCCATCGCGGATCGTCCGGACGAGTTGTAG
- a CDS encoding TetR/AcrR family transcriptional regulator codes for MAEHQVKQSRRGPGRPREERVTGAVLDAVVDLVAERGMGALTMDAVAARAGVSKPAMYRRWATKQDLVIAAAESRIGSLSVPDMGDFRAELRAVLTARAQAYGQPGVGRLLAGVIGSAAEAEAEPGAYRDYTARVMSETRHLLERGVARGDVRPDADLAAAATLVASSLLFRLVGEQQIPDEALVESVVDLIGRAVGVPS; via the coding sequence ATGGCGGAGCACCAGGTGAAGCAGTCGCGCAGAGGGCCGGGTCGGCCCCGGGAGGAACGTGTCACGGGCGCGGTCCTGGATGCCGTCGTCGATCTGGTGGCGGAGCGCGGCATGGGTGCCCTGACCATGGATGCTGTGGCGGCGCGCGCCGGTGTGAGCAAGCCCGCCATGTACCGTCGCTGGGCCACCAAACAGGATCTGGTCATCGCCGCGGCCGAGTCGCGCATCGGGTCGTTGTCCGTGCCCGACATGGGGGACTTCCGTGCTGAGTTGCGCGCCGTGCTGACGGCGCGCGCGCAGGCGTACGGGCAGCCGGGTGTCGGTCGCCTGCTGGCCGGGGTGATCGGCTCGGCGGCGGAGGCCGAGGCGGAGCCCGGTGCCTACCGTGACTACACGGCACGGGTGATGAGCGAGACCCGCCACCTGCTGGAGCGTGGTGTCGCCCGGGGGGACGTGCGGCCGGACGCCGACCTCGCCGCCGCTGCGACGCTGGTGGCCTCATCGCTCCTGTTCCGGCTGGTCGGCGAACAGCAGATCCCGGACGAGGCGCTCGTCGAGTCGGTGGTGGACCTGATCGGCCGCGCCGTCGGGGTCCCGTCCTGA
- a CDS encoding TauD/TfdA family dioxygenase — MAASATTDGPKPVLDKPLMRYGRRTLDRLAPGAETPQYRVLGISPLTPHIGAEVSGVDLSRPIDEALAEELRQALLEWKVIFFRGQTGLEPQHHLDLAAVWGPPEANPFFPKAETAGVSRLAKDAMAVGNENIWHSDHSFMAAPALGSVLRSVEVPAAGGDTMWADMGAAYDNLSDGMKARIDSLTAVHDWVPSWGSTMTEEQIAHFRESLPPVEHPIVVRHPRSGRKLLYVNEPFTTRIVGLSDAESRELLDELVLQARVPEFQVRFHWEQDSVAIWDNIATQHYAISDYYPQRRVMERIAVAGVPLS, encoded by the coding sequence ATGGCCGCCAGCGCCACCACCGATGGTCCGAAGCCCGTACTCGACAAGCCGCTGATGCGCTACGGCCGCCGGACACTGGACCGGCTCGCACCGGGTGCCGAGACGCCGCAGTACCGCGTCCTCGGCATCAGCCCGCTCACCCCGCACATCGGAGCGGAGGTCAGCGGTGTCGATCTGTCCCGGCCGATCGACGAGGCGCTCGCCGAGGAACTGCGCCAGGCTTTGCTCGAATGGAAGGTGATCTTCTTCCGGGGGCAGACGGGGCTGGAGCCGCAGCACCACCTGGACCTGGCCGCGGTCTGGGGGCCGCCGGAGGCCAACCCGTTCTTCCCGAAGGCCGAGACGGCCGGGGTGTCACGGCTCGCGAAGGACGCCATGGCCGTGGGCAACGAGAACATCTGGCACAGCGACCATTCCTTCATGGCCGCGCCCGCCCTCGGCTCGGTCCTGCGCTCCGTCGAGGTGCCCGCCGCCGGGGGCGACACGATGTGGGCCGACATGGGTGCCGCGTACGACAACCTCTCCGACGGGATGAAGGCACGGATCGACAGCCTCACCGCCGTGCACGACTGGGTGCCCAGTTGGGGTTCGACCATGACCGAGGAGCAGATCGCGCACTTCCGCGAGAGCCTCCCGCCGGTCGAGCACCCGATCGTGGTGCGCCACCCGCGCAGTGGTCGCAAGCTCCTCTACGTCAACGAGCCCTTCACCACGCGCATCGTGGGCCTGTCCGACGCCGAGAGCCGGGAGCTTCTCGATGAGCTGGTCCTCCAGGCACGCGTCCCGGAGTTCCAGGTCCGCTTCCACTGGGAGCAGGACTCCGTGGCGATCTGGGACAACATCGCCACCCAGCACTACGCGATCAGCGACTACTACCCGCAGCGCCGGGTGATGGAGCGCATCGCCGTCGCCGGAGTACCGCTGTCCTGA
- a CDS encoding MFS transporter, whose product MSQKSSSGAPDRPHGGGGRAWTVTALLVVFMMVNFADKSVLGLAADEIRADLHLSATQFGLANSAFFLLFSLSAVVVGLVADRVSPRLLLLVMAVLWSVAQAPAAFGGGLAVLITSRVVLGAAEGPAFPVAQQATLAWFPNHRRNLPGALITLGVTLGVIVSAPGLSWVIQHHGWRAALWVLAGAGLVWALAWKAFGADGRHGAGAGQTRAIPGDGAPTAVPSAVPYRRIFATRTWIGATLAYFTSYWSVALMLVWLPSYLRNALGHPAHTAALLVVAPWAIGAVALLAQAGITGRLMRRGVSSRRARGWVGGWLLAVGAACLLAQTLVDGSDGKTVLVALGFGLGGSYATVAATTVAEIAPAGRSGGSLGAMNAVVTAAGLAAPAVVGALVDAQGNNGYHLAVTFSGVLLVIGAAASFLLIDPARDIVRLSR is encoded by the coding sequence ATGTCCCAGAAGTCCTCCTCCGGGGCCCCGGACCGCCCCCACGGCGGGGGCGGCAGAGCGTGGACCGTGACCGCGCTGCTGGTGGTCTTCATGATGGTCAACTTCGCCGACAAGTCCGTACTCGGTCTCGCGGCGGACGAGATCCGGGCTGACCTCCATCTGAGCGCCACTCAGTTCGGCCTCGCCAACAGTGCGTTCTTCCTGCTCTTCTCGCTCTCGGCCGTCGTCGTCGGCCTCGTCGCCGACCGGGTGTCGCCCAGACTGCTGCTCCTGGTGATGGCCGTTCTGTGGTCGGTGGCCCAGGCGCCCGCGGCGTTCGGCGGCGGCCTCGCCGTACTGATCACCTCACGGGTGGTCCTCGGGGCCGCGGAGGGGCCGGCCTTTCCCGTGGCCCAGCAGGCGACGCTGGCCTGGTTTCCCAACCACCGGCGCAATCTGCCCGGCGCCCTGATCACCCTCGGTGTGACGCTCGGCGTCATCGTCTCCGCCCCCGGCCTGTCCTGGGTCATCCAGCACCACGGCTGGCGAGCGGCCTTGTGGGTTCTCGCGGGGGCCGGTCTCGTATGGGCCCTGGCCTGGAAGGCCTTCGGAGCGGACGGCCGTCATGGAGCGGGCGCCGGGCAGACGCGGGCGATTCCGGGGGACGGGGCTCCGACCGCCGTTCCGTCGGCTGTTCCGTACAGGCGGATCTTTGCCACACGTACCTGGATCGGAGCCACGCTCGCCTACTTCACCAGCTACTGGTCGGTGGCGCTGATGCTGGTCTGGCTGCCGTCCTACCTGCGCAACGCTCTCGGGCACCCGGCACACACGGCGGCCCTCCTCGTCGTCGCCCCCTGGGCGATCGGTGCCGTGGCCCTGCTCGCGCAGGCCGGCATCACCGGTCGGCTCATGCGACGTGGTGTCAGCAGCCGCCGGGCGCGCGGCTGGGTCGGCGGTTGGCTCCTCGCTGTGGGCGCCGCCTGCCTGCTGGCCCAGACGCTGGTGGACGGCTCCGACGGGAAGACCGTGCTCGTGGCCCTGGGCTTCGGCCTCGGAGGGTCCTACGCGACGGTCGCCGCGACCACGGTGGCCGAGATCGCCCCCGCCGGCCGGAGCGGCGGGTCGCTCGGTGCCATGAACGCGGTCGTCACGGCCGCCGGTCTCGCCGCACCCGCCGTCGTCGGTGCGCTGGTCGACGCCCAGGGCAACAACGGCTACCACCTCGCCGTCACGTTCTCGGGAGTGCTGCTCGTGATCGGTGCCGCGGCCTCCTTCCTCCTGATCGACCCGGCCCGCGACATCGTCCGGCTGAGCCGTTGA